One region of Mucilaginibacter sp. 14171R-50 genomic DNA includes:
- a CDS encoding lipopolysaccharide assembly protein LapB: MLKRLIIALILIVFSGQFVHANAWQVVGVQPKNQIINKDTLKEILTLQDTFLRQKRLITFTKNCVQGADSSQLVALQDTFDSYFLKYNLPNREIFSLFVKGVSYNKLRDYKSAETYVTRALQIAQKNSRNYLSFLMLSHLGFILTDKGDYIGAIYNYRLATIEVKKLKDNFKDNRREASLNINISDLFYKSGFYSQSLNYLDRAWKLLLNDSTSKRLLSSVIFYNKSENFFRMNKLDSLKEYYKRLNGSENENYKLFTYRKRVGYYITLLQHNYDLAITQIKDLQKSKDYVVSSLENQHLADAYYMSGQLDSAKHIIEKLLIADTENNHPEIKYHLYETLAWIAGKKGDYKTSSYNFMLALKQSQENNIRLTQVGNISSQIKIDETESLYQQKAEVYKRERLWLLFIVLIAALSIIAIGLFYRNVKQKRHYERLLFEAKKEELAFINSHEIRKHLTNILGMIDILKNSENRVEEYDQIESFLYQSASLLDESIKNISEKLNED, from the coding sequence ATGCTTAAAAGGCTTATCATCGCTCTGATTTTAATAGTATTTTCCGGCCAATTTGTACATGCAAACGCATGGCAAGTGGTTGGGGTACAGCCAAAAAATCAGATCATCAATAAAGATACGCTAAAGGAGATACTTACCCTGCAGGATACCTTTTTGCGCCAAAAAAGGTTGATCACATTTACAAAAAACTGCGTCCAGGGGGCAGATAGCAGCCAGCTTGTGGCTTTGCAGGATACTTTCGACAGCTATTTTCTAAAGTATAACCTGCCCAATAGAGAGATATTTTCGCTGTTTGTAAAAGGAGTATCCTACAACAAACTGCGGGATTATAAAAGCGCGGAAACCTATGTTACCCGGGCGCTGCAGATAGCGCAAAAAAACAGCCGGAACTACCTTTCTTTTTTGATGTTAAGCCATTTAGGGTTTATACTTACCGATAAGGGCGATTATATCGGCGCTATTTATAATTATCGCCTTGCAACTATCGAGGTAAAGAAACTGAAGGACAACTTTAAAGATAACCGCCGCGAGGCATCCCTGAATATAAACATCTCCGACCTTTTTTATAAATCGGGATTTTATTCACAATCCTTGAATTATCTTGACCGTGCCTGGAAGTTGTTATTGAATGATAGTACCAGCAAGCGCCTTTTATCGAGCGTAATATTTTATAATAAGTCTGAAAATTTCTTCAGGATGAATAAGTTAGATTCGTTAAAAGAGTACTACAAAAGGCTTAACGGGTCCGAGAACGAAAACTATAAGCTGTTTACTTACCGCAAACGTGTTGGATATTATATTACGTTGTTGCAGCATAACTATGATTTGGCTATCACACAGATCAAAGACCTGCAAAAAAGCAAAGATTATGTAGTCAGCAGCCTGGAAAACCAGCACCTGGCCGACGCGTATTACATGAGCGGACAATTAGATTCCGCCAAACATATTATAGAAAAGTTGCTGATAGCCGATACAGAGAACAACCACCCCGAAATAAAATACCATCTGTATGAAACCCTGGCATGGATTGCCGGCAAAAAGGGTGATTATAAAACATCATCATACAATTTTATGCTTGCGCTTAAGCAATCGCAAGAGAACAACATCCGGTTAACACAGGTAGGAAATATTTCATCGCAAATAAAAATTGACGAAACCGAAAGTTTGTATCAACAAAAAGCCGAGGTGTACAAGCGCGAGCGCTTATGGCTTTTGTTTATTGTATTGATAGCGGCACTGAGTATTATCGCCATAGGATTGTTTTACCGTAACGTTAAACAAAAAAGGCATTACGAAAGACTTTTATTTGAAGCGAAAAAAGAAGAGCTCGCATTTATCAACTCCCACGAGATACGCAAGCACCTTACCAATATACTGGGCATGATAGATATTCTGAAGAACAGCGAGAATCGTGTAGAAGAATATGATCAGATAGAATCCTTTTTATATCAGTCAGCTTCCCTGCTCGATGAATCGATCAAGAATATCTCGGAAAAATTGAACGAAGATTAG
- a CDS encoding RluA family pseudouridine synthase gives MKFPKFSDLILFEDDDIIVVNKPPFISSLDEREGGEINMLRLAKQYTADAQICHRLDKETSGALIIAKNPEAYRDVSIQFEKRRVKKVYHAVIDGTHVFESLLIDLPILNVGKGNVTISRQEGKRAETWFQSLKYFKHYTLVECRPVTGRMHQIRIHLATQRASIAGDEMYKGQQVFLSKIKRKYILGKDQEELPIMKRFALHAYEVSFKLPSGRDITVHAPYPKDFETLLKLLEKFDS, from the coding sequence ATGAAATTTCCAAAGTTTTCCGACCTGATATTATTTGAGGATGACGATATCATTGTGGTTAATAAACCGCCGTTCATCAGTTCGCTTGACGAGCGCGAAGGTGGCGAGATAAACATGCTGCGCCTGGCAAAGCAGTACACCGCCGACGCGCAAATATGCCACCGCCTTGATAAAGAAACATCGGGCGCGCTAATTATCGCTAAAAATCCTGAAGCGTACCGCGATGTTTCAATCCAGTTTGAAAAACGCAGAGTAAAAAAGGTTTACCACGCAGTTATTGACGGCACGCACGTTTTTGAAAGCTTGCTGATAGATCTGCCTATACTGAATGTAGGAAAGGGAAACGTAACCATTAGCCGCCAGGAAGGCAAGCGTGCCGAAACCTGGTTCCAATCGCTAAAGTATTTCAAACACTACACGTTGGTAGAGTGCCGCCCGGTTACAGGTCGTATGCACCAGATACGCATACACCTGGCCACGCAACGCGCCTCAATTGCCGGCGACGAGATGTATAAGGGTCAGCAGGTGTTCCTTTCTAAAATCAAGCGTAAATATATTTTGGGGAAGGACCAGGAAGAGTTACCTATCATGAAACGCTTTGCCCTGCATGCCTACGAGGTGAGTTTTAAGTTGCCGTCGGGCCGGGATATTACCGTGCATGCGCCGTACCCAAAGGATTTTGAAACCCTGCTAAAGCTGCTGGAGAAATTTGACAGCTAA
- a CDS encoding TlpA disulfide reductase family protein codes for MKNRLITGIALAALFFIVSCKESTTFTISGKLENPGALKKIYLLAADSTQVNVVDSTTLGANNEFQFKRATPYANLYKLRIAGNVYDVVAQNGDAITFKTDLADVNHSYEVNGSETSEKIKEFNKISNIYGDRSTKLSDEYTAKAAALGKESDSLLKVYIPMFQKNMNDYSAEVLKFVDQNKKSLAGFYAATSLDQYKYEQQLVAYADDIKDDFKDNPAVQTFLRQMAAIKPISVGHKAPEFTINSIDGKPVKLSDYKGKYVMLDFWASWCAPCRQENPNVVKQYAMYKDKGFNILGVSLDTEKKDWQQAVNADRLTWTHVSDLQRFEGPTERLYHIEAIPSNFIIDPQGVIVAKNVTGADLEDFLKKTFK; via the coding sequence ATGAAGAACCGTTTGATTACCGGCATTGCCCTTGCGGCACTGTTTTTTATAGTTTCGTGCAAAGAATCAACCACATTTACCATTTCGGGCAAATTAGAGAATCCCGGCGCGTTAAAAAAGATATACCTGCTTGCCGCGGATAGTACCCAGGTAAACGTTGTTGATTCAACAACCTTAGGTGCGAATAACGAATTTCAGTTTAAGCGCGCTACTCCCTACGCAAATTTATATAAACTGCGTATTGCAGGCAACGTGTACGATGTGGTAGCACAGAATGGCGATGCCATAACTTTTAAAACTGACCTTGCCGATGTAAATCACTCCTACGAGGTAAACGGATCAGAGACCTCGGAAAAAATCAAGGAATTCAACAAGATCAGCAATATTTATGGCGACAGGAGTACGAAGCTATCTGATGAGTACACCGCAAAGGCAGCTGCGCTGGGCAAAGAATCCGACTCGTTGCTGAAGGTGTATATCCCCATGTTTCAAAAAAACATGAACGATTACAGCGCCGAAGTTTTAAAATTTGTTGATCAGAATAAAAAATCGCTTGCCGGATTTTACGCCGCAACATCGCTTGATCAATACAAATACGAACAACAGTTAGTGGCTTATGCCGACGATATTAAGGATGATTTTAAAGACAACCCGGCTGTGCAAACCTTTTTGCGCCAAATGGCGGCTATAAAACCTATATCAGTTGGCCACAAAGCGCCCGAATTTACAATAAACAGTATTGATGGCAAGCCGGTAAAATTATCTGATTATAAAGGTAAGTATGTGATGCTTGATTTTTGGGCGTCGTGGTGCGCGCCCTGCAGGCAGGAAAACCCCAATGTGGTTAAGCAATACGCGATGTACAAGGATAAGGGCTTTAACATTTTGGGGGTATCACTCGATACCGAAAAAAAAGATTGGCAACAGGCGGTTAACGCCGACAGGCTTACCTGGACACACGTATCAGACCTGCAAAGGTTCGAAGGTCCTACCGAAAGGCTGTATCATATTGAAGCGATCCCTTCGAACTTTATAATTGACCCGCAGGGTGTAATTGTTGCCAAAAATGTTACCGGCGCCGATCTTGAAGATTTTTTAAAGAAAACATTTAAATAG
- a CDS encoding SelT/SelW/SelH family protein, with product MKPTITIEYCPKCNWLMRAAYMAQELLTTFSDEVYGVTLQPSETPGKYSIRTNDTLIFDRKEQGRFPEIKELKQLVRDAACPAKHLGHSDSSTA from the coding sequence ATGAAACCAACCATCACCATTGAATATTGCCCAAAATGTAACTGGCTTATGCGGGCAGCCTATATGGCACAGGAGCTGCTAACAACATTTAGCGACGAGGTTTACGGTGTAACCCTGCAACCCAGCGAAACACCGGGTAAATATAGTATCCGGACGAACGACACCCTTATTTTTGACAGGAAGGAACAGGGACGCTTCCCCGAAATAAAAGAACTGAAACAACTGGTTCGTGATGCGGCCTGCCCCGCAAAGCACCTTGGCCACTCTGATAGCAGCACGGCATAA
- a CDS encoding Rrf2 family transcriptional regulator has translation MLSKKTKYAIKALVVMGKNMDKPPMQISRIAELERIPKKFLEQILLDLRNAGFLYSKKGAGGGYSLNKDPKDIFLVNIMRITDGPIAMVPCASLNFYHRCDECHQEHTCGIRDVFIEVRDASLKILSETSIADIISRETTLISHE, from the coding sequence ATGCTATCTAAAAAAACCAAATACGCCATAAAGGCGCTGGTGGTCATGGGTAAAAACATGGACAAGCCACCCATGCAGATATCAAGGATCGCCGAGCTGGAAAGGATCCCAAAAAAGTTCCTGGAGCAAATACTGCTCGATCTGCGCAACGCCGGCTTCCTGTATAGCAAAAAAGGCGCGGGAGGCGGCTATAGCCTTAACAAAGACCCAAAGGATATTTTCCTGGTAAATATTATGCGCATCACCGATGGCCCTATTGCTATGGTACCATGTGCCAGCTTGAACTTTTATCACCGCTGCGACGAATGCCACCAGGAACACACCTGCGGCATACGCGACGTGTTCATCGAGGTACGCGATGCATCGCTAAAAATACTATCAGAAACCAGCATTGCCGATATTATTTCCCGCGAAACCACGCTTATAAGTCATGAATAA
- a CDS encoding response regulator transcription factor → MSTSKQKILIVDDEPDILELIEYNLKKEGYQVYSARNGQEAVAEAKRTQPDLIVLDIMMPKMDGIEACRIMRTMPEFKNTFMVFLTARSEEYSEIAGFNVGADDYIAKPIKPRALVSRINAILRRNAPPEEVIDNKLEIGDLVIDREAYLVYKKGVKVVLAKKEFELLYLLASKPGKVYTREVILKNIWEDSVVVTNRTIDVHVRKLREKLGDDCVSTVKGVGYKFEA, encoded by the coding sequence ATGAGCACCAGTAAACAAAAGATATTAATTGTTGACGATGAGCCGGATATTTTAGAGCTGATAGAGTATAACCTTAAAAAAGAAGGTTACCAGGTATATTCGGCCCGGAACGGGCAGGAAGCTGTTGCCGAAGCAAAGCGTACACAGCCCGACCTGATCGTATTAGATATAATGATGCCCAAGATGGACGGGATAGAAGCCTGCCGCATTATGCGTACTATGCCTGAGTTTAAAAATACCTTTATGGTATTTTTAACCGCCCGAAGCGAAGAGTACTCAGAAATTGCAGGCTTTAATGTTGGCGCCGACGACTACATAGCAAAACCCATTAAGCCACGCGCGCTGGTTAGCCGTATCAACGCCATCCTTCGTCGTAATGCGCCGCCCGAGGAGGTTATTGATAACAAACTGGAAATAGGCGACCTGGTGATAGACCGCGAAGCATACCTGGTTTATAAAAAAGGGGTAAAGGTGGTTTTAGCCAAAAAGGAATTTGAACTGCTTTACCTGCTGGCTTCAAAACCCGGTAAAGTTTACACCCGCGAGGTGATACTTAAAAACATCTGGGAAGATTCGGTAGTAGTTACCAACCGAACCATAGATGTGCATGTGCGCAAGCTGCGCGAAAAGCTCGGTGACGACTGCGTATCTACAGTAAAAGGCGTAGGTTACAAGTTTGAAGCATAA